A single window of Syntrophorhabdaceae bacterium DNA harbors:
- the mscL gene encoding large-conductance mechanosensitive channel protein MscL, whose translation MIKEFKEFVMRGNVIDMAVGIIVGAAFGTIVKSLVDDIIMPPIGLVLGNIDFSNLFLVLKAGKTPGPYETLAAAKAAGAVSINYGFFANTVISFLIVAFAVFILIKNVNRLKRQPEPAQPTTRECPFCISMIPIRASRCPQCTSDLKGV comes from the coding sequence ATGATCAAAGAGTTTAAAGAATTTGTCATGCGCGGCAACGTTATCGATATGGCGGTGGGTATCATTGTGGGCGCCGCCTTCGGCACCATTGTCAAGTCGCTTGTCGATGACATAATCATGCCCCCCATTGGTCTAGTGCTTGGCAACATCGATTTCTCCAATCTGTTCCTGGTGCTCAAGGCAGGAAAGACCCCCGGGCCGTATGAAACCCTCGCAGCGGCCAAGGCTGCCGGGGCCGTGAGCATCAATTATGGTTTTTTTGCCAATACCGTGATCAGCTTTCTCATCGTAGCATTTGCCGTATTCATTCTCATCAAGAACGTGAACAGACTCAAGAGACAGCCCGAACCGGCTCAACCCACAACCAGGGAATGCCCTTTCTGTATATCGATGATTCCTATTCGAGCAAGCCGTTGCCCTCAGTGTACATCCGACCTCAAGGGCGTATAA